From the genome of Lotus japonicus ecotype B-129 chromosome 6, LjGifu_v1.2, one region includes:
- the LOC130723757 gene encoding uncharacterized protein LOC130723757 isoform X2 — protein MALKFLNKKGWHTGSLRNIENVWKAEQKHDAEEKKLDELRKQIKEERERTEFRLLQEKAGLVPHQERLEFLYDSGLSVGKTSSEGFKSLEAFPKSDAADAPSSSATASNQQQQGASVPGALFEDKPQSANDAWRKLHSDPLLMIRQREQEALAKIKNNPVKMAIIRKSVEGKEHKKKDPSKKEKQKKHHSSKSKHKKPSDSEDDTGDRRKGKTGERDFDKKYHKTQSDSEYESSEGERKRRKNHYEDTKYRERPPSHHQRQRNVKDYKEDADDRNYNKSKPGNSEGRSIIDAPRRGNVSFPEPSSTRSSGTSLEHGSHYKRRNAAPKLSEEERAAKLRQMQLAAELHEEQRWKRIKKAEETDAQEATQNSKSGGKNFLDTAQKSIYGAAEGGSSSIAESVRRRTHYSQGRSAGEGNAFRR, from the exons ATGGCGTTGAAGTTTCTGAACAAGAAAGGGTGGCACACGGGAAGCCTTAGAAACATCGAGAACGTCTGGAAAGCAGAGCAGAAGCACGATGCAGAGGAGAAGAAGCTTGACGAGCTTCGCAAACAGATCAAGGAAGAACGTGAACGCACCGAGTTTCGTCTTCTTCAAGAGAAAGCTGGCCTCGTCCC TCATCAGGAGAGGTTGGAGTTTCTGTATGATTCGGGATTGTCGGTTGGAAAAACTTCCTCTGAAGGTTTCAAATCGCTTGAAGCGTTTCCTAAATCCGATGCAGCGGATGCGCCGTCGTCATCTGCTACGGCTTCTAAT cagcagcagcaggggGCAAGTGTGCCTGGGGCGTTGTTCGAGGATAAGCCTCAGTCTGCCAATGATGCATGGAGGAAGCTTCATTCTGACCCTTTGCTCATGATTCGACAGCGCGAGCAGGAAGCGCTTGCGAAGATTAAAAATAACCCTGTCAAGATGGCCATCATCAGAAAATCA GTTGAAGGAAAGGAACACAAGAAGAAAGATccaagcaagaaggaaaagCAAAAGAAGCACCACTCTAGTAAATCAAAGCACAAAAAACCGTCCGATTCCGAAGATGACACAGGTGATAGGAGAAAAGGAAAGACTGGTGAAAGAGATTTTGACAAGAAGTATCACAAGACCCAATCAGATTCAGAGTATGAATCAAGTGAAggagaaaggaaaagaaggaAGAATCACTATGAAGATACAAAATACAGAGAAAGACCCCCCAGTCACCACCAGAGGCAAAGAAATGTCAAAGACTATAAAGAAGATGCTGATGACAGAAACTATAACAAGTCAAAGCCAGGAAATTCAGAAGGTCGATCCATCATTGATGCCCCAAGAAGGGGGAATGTGAGCTTTCCAGAACCAAGCTCCACTAGATCTTCTGGTACTTCACTTGAACATGGATCACACTATAAGCGCAGAAATGCAGCTCCTAAACTTTCAGAAGAAGAGCGGGCTGCTAAACTTAGGCAGATGCAACTTGCTGCTGAGTTGCATGAAGAGCAGAGATGGAAACGTATTAAGAAGGCTGAGGAGACTGATGCACAGGAAGCAACCCAAAATAGTAAATCTGGTGGCAAGAATTTCTTGGATACTGCGCAAAAAAGTATATATGGTGCTGCAGAAGGTGGGAGCTCATCTATAGCTGAGAGTGTCCGGCGTCGGACACATTATTCTCAAGGCAGATCTGCAGGTGAAGGCAATGCATTTCGGCGGTGA
- the LOC130723757 gene encoding uncharacterized protein LOC130723757 isoform X1 → MALKFLNKKGWHTGSLRNIENVWKAEQKHDAEEKKLDELRKQIKEERERTEFRLLQEKAGLVPHQERLEFLYDSGLSVGKTSSEGFKSLEAFPKSDAADAPSSSATASNQQQQQGASVPGALFEDKPQSANDAWRKLHSDPLLMIRQREQEALAKIKNNPVKMAIIRKSVEGKEHKKKDPSKKEKQKKHHSSKSKHKKPSDSEDDTGDRRKGKTGERDFDKKYHKTQSDSEYESSEGERKRRKNHYEDTKYRERPPSHHQRQRNVKDYKEDADDRNYNKSKPGNSEGRSIIDAPRRGNVSFPEPSSTRSSGTSLEHGSHYKRRNAAPKLSEEERAAKLRQMQLAAELHEEQRWKRIKKAEETDAQEATQNSKSGGKNFLDTAQKSIYGAAEGGSSSIAESVRRRTHYSQGRSAGEGNAFRR, encoded by the exons ATGGCGTTGAAGTTTCTGAACAAGAAAGGGTGGCACACGGGAAGCCTTAGAAACATCGAGAACGTCTGGAAAGCAGAGCAGAAGCACGATGCAGAGGAGAAGAAGCTTGACGAGCTTCGCAAACAGATCAAGGAAGAACGTGAACGCACCGAGTTTCGTCTTCTTCAAGAGAAAGCTGGCCTCGTCCC TCATCAGGAGAGGTTGGAGTTTCTGTATGATTCGGGATTGTCGGTTGGAAAAACTTCCTCTGAAGGTTTCAAATCGCTTGAAGCGTTTCCTAAATCCGATGCAGCGGATGCGCCGTCGTCATCTGCTACGGCTTCTAAT cagcagcagcagcaggggGCAAGTGTGCCTGGGGCGTTGTTCGAGGATAAGCCTCAGTCTGCCAATGATGCATGGAGGAAGCTTCATTCTGACCCTTTGCTCATGATTCGACAGCGCGAGCAGGAAGCGCTTGCGAAGATTAAAAATAACCCTGTCAAGATGGCCATCATCAGAAAATCA GTTGAAGGAAAGGAACACAAGAAGAAAGATccaagcaagaaggaaaagCAAAAGAAGCACCACTCTAGTAAATCAAAGCACAAAAAACCGTCCGATTCCGAAGATGACACAGGTGATAGGAGAAAAGGAAAGACTGGTGAAAGAGATTTTGACAAGAAGTATCACAAGACCCAATCAGATTCAGAGTATGAATCAAGTGAAggagaaaggaaaagaaggaAGAATCACTATGAAGATACAAAATACAGAGAAAGACCCCCCAGTCACCACCAGAGGCAAAGAAATGTCAAAGACTATAAAGAAGATGCTGATGACAGAAACTATAACAAGTCAAAGCCAGGAAATTCAGAAGGTCGATCCATCATTGATGCCCCAAGAAGGGGGAATGTGAGCTTTCCAGAACCAAGCTCCACTAGATCTTCTGGTACTTCACTTGAACATGGATCACACTATAAGCGCAGAAATGCAGCTCCTAAACTTTCAGAAGAAGAGCGGGCTGCTAAACTTAGGCAGATGCAACTTGCTGCTGAGTTGCATGAAGAGCAGAGATGGAAACGTATTAAGAAGGCTGAGGAGACTGATGCACAGGAAGCAACCCAAAATAGTAAATCTGGTGGCAAGAATTTCTTGGATACTGCGCAAAAAAGTATATATGGTGCTGCAGAAGGTGGGAGCTCATCTATAGCTGAGAGTGTCCGGCGTCGGACACATTATTCTCAAGGCAGATCTGCAGGTGAAGGCAATGCATTTCGGCGGTGA
- the LOC130723757 gene encoding uncharacterized protein LOC130723757 isoform X3, translated as MALKFLNKKGWHTGSLRNIENVWKAEQKHDAEEKKLDELRKQIKEERERTEFRLLQEKAGLVPHQERLEFLYDSGLSVGKTSSEGFKSLEAFPKSDAADAPSSSATASNQQQGASVPGALFEDKPQSANDAWRKLHSDPLLMIRQREQEALAKIKNNPVKMAIIRKSVEGKEHKKKDPSKKEKQKKHHSSKSKHKKPSDSEDDTGDRRKGKTGERDFDKKYHKTQSDSEYESSEGERKRRKNHYEDTKYRERPPSHHQRQRNVKDYKEDADDRNYNKSKPGNSEGRSIIDAPRRGNVSFPEPSSTRSSGTSLEHGSHYKRRNAAPKLSEEERAAKLRQMQLAAELHEEQRWKRIKKAEETDAQEATQNSKSGGKNFLDTAQKSIYGAAEGGSSSIAESVRRRTHYSQGRSAGEGNAFRR; from the exons ATGGCGTTGAAGTTTCTGAACAAGAAAGGGTGGCACACGGGAAGCCTTAGAAACATCGAGAACGTCTGGAAAGCAGAGCAGAAGCACGATGCAGAGGAGAAGAAGCTTGACGAGCTTCGCAAACAGATCAAGGAAGAACGTGAACGCACCGAGTTTCGTCTTCTTCAAGAGAAAGCTGGCCTCGTCCC TCATCAGGAGAGGTTGGAGTTTCTGTATGATTCGGGATTGTCGGTTGGAAAAACTTCCTCTGAAGGTTTCAAATCGCTTGAAGCGTTTCCTAAATCCGATGCAGCGGATGCGCCGTCGTCATCTGCTACGGCTTCTAAT cagcagcaggggGCAAGTGTGCCTGGGGCGTTGTTCGAGGATAAGCCTCAGTCTGCCAATGATGCATGGAGGAAGCTTCATTCTGACCCTTTGCTCATGATTCGACAGCGCGAGCAGGAAGCGCTTGCGAAGATTAAAAATAACCCTGTCAAGATGGCCATCATCAGAAAATCA GTTGAAGGAAAGGAACACAAGAAGAAAGATccaagcaagaaggaaaagCAAAAGAAGCACCACTCTAGTAAATCAAAGCACAAAAAACCGTCCGATTCCGAAGATGACACAGGTGATAGGAGAAAAGGAAAGACTGGTGAAAGAGATTTTGACAAGAAGTATCACAAGACCCAATCAGATTCAGAGTATGAATCAAGTGAAggagaaaggaaaagaaggaAGAATCACTATGAAGATACAAAATACAGAGAAAGACCCCCCAGTCACCACCAGAGGCAAAGAAATGTCAAAGACTATAAAGAAGATGCTGATGACAGAAACTATAACAAGTCAAAGCCAGGAAATTCAGAAGGTCGATCCATCATTGATGCCCCAAGAAGGGGGAATGTGAGCTTTCCAGAACCAAGCTCCACTAGATCTTCTGGTACTTCACTTGAACATGGATCACACTATAAGCGCAGAAATGCAGCTCCTAAACTTTCAGAAGAAGAGCGGGCTGCTAAACTTAGGCAGATGCAACTTGCTGCTGAGTTGCATGAAGAGCAGAGATGGAAACGTATTAAGAAGGCTGAGGAGACTGATGCACAGGAAGCAACCCAAAATAGTAAATCTGGTGGCAAGAATTTCTTGGATACTGCGCAAAAAAGTATATATGGTGCTGCAGAAGGTGGGAGCTCATCTATAGCTGAGAGTGTCCGGCGTCGGACACATTATTCTCAAGGCAGATCTGCAGGTGAAGGCAATGCATTTCGGCGGTGA
- the LOC130726876 gene encoding aspartyl protease family protein At5g10770-like, translated as MQQNKMSLFGFLVFFAYLAIASSLVEVEDNDLRNKQAGMQLNLYHVTGLDSSLKSTSPFSFSDMFIKDEERVRSLHSRLVNHSDTTASSDKVEGPKLVNTPLKSGLSIGSGNYYAKMGIGTPAKYFSMLVDTGSSLSWLQCQPCVIYCHAQVDPVFNPSTSKTYKTFPCSSSQCSSLKGSTLNAPTCSSGSGACVYKASYGDTSFSLGYLSQDVLTLSPSETLSSFVFGCGQDNQGLFGKSAGILGLANDKLSMFAQVSSKHGYAFSYCLPTSFSAPNSSNKGFLSIGSSSITSTSSYKFTPLVKNPMLPTLYGLDLTAITVGGKPLGLAASSYKVPTIIDSGTVITRLPMPVYTALKNSFVRIMSKKYAQAPGISILDTCFKGNVKEMSEVPEIQMIFGGGADLPLKAHNTLIELDKGVTCLAIAGSSENNPIAIIGNYQQQTFKVAYDVANSKIGFAAGGCQ; from the exons ATGCAGCAAAATAAGATGAGCCTCTTTGGGTTTCTAGTTTTCTTTGCATATCTTGCAATAGCATCTTCTCTGGTGGAAGTTGAAG ATAATGATTTAAGGAACAAGCAAGCTGGCATGCAGCTCAATTTGTATCATGTTACAGGTCTTGACTCCTCTCTAAAATCCACATCACCATTTTCATTCTCTGACATGTTCATAAAAGATGAGGAGCGTGTCAGGTCTCTTCATTCCAGATTGGTTAACCATTCAGATACTACTGCCTCTTCTGATAAAGTGGAGGGACCAAAACTTGTGAACACGCCATTGAAATCAGGTTTGTCAATTGGCTCAGGCAATTACTATGCAAAAATGGGAATTGGGACTCCTGCTAAGTATTTTAGCATGCTTGTAGACACTGGTAGCTCTCTCTCCTGGCTCCAGTGCCAGCCTTGTGTTATATACTGCCATGCGCAGGTTGACCCTGTCTTCAATCCTTCCACTTCCAAGACCTATAAAACCTTTCCATGTTCATCCTCTCAGTGCTCCTCTCTCAAGGGCTCCACACTCAATGCCCCAACTTGTTCAAGTGGATCTGGTGCTTGTGTCTACAAAGCAAGCTATGGTGACACTTCTTTCTCACTTGGTTATTTGAGTCAAGATGTGCTAACCTTATCTCCATCAGAGACATTATCAAGTTTTGTGTTTGGGTGTGGACAGGACAATCAAGGGTTGTTTGGAAAGTCTGCTGGTATCTTAGGCCTAGCCAATGACAAACTCTCCATGTTTGCCCAAGTGTCAAGCAAACATGGCTATGCCTTCTCCTATTGTCTCCCCACATCATTTTCTGCCCCCAACTCTTCCAACAAAGGTTTCTTGTCCATTGGAAGCTCATCAAtaacatcaacatcatcataCAAGTTCACTCCTTTGGTTAAGAATCCAATGCTTCCCACCTTGTATGGTCTGGATTTGACAGCTATTACTGTGGGAGGAAAGCCATTGGGATTAGCAGCATCAAGTTATAAGGTGCCTACTATCATAGACTCCGGTACAGTAATTACAAGGCTACCTATGCCAGTTTATACTGCACTTAAAAACTCTTTTGTGAGGATAATGTCCAAAAAGTATGCACAAGCCCCAGGAATTTCAATATTGGATACTTGTTTTAAGGGGAATGTCAAAGAAATGTCAGAAGTGCCTGAGATTCAGATGATATTTGGTGGGGGTGCTGATCTTCCACTTAAGGCTCATAATACCCTTATAGAACTTGACAAGGGAGTTACTTGTTTGGCCATTGCTGGGAGCTCTGAAAATAACCCTATTGCCATTATAGGGAATTATCAACAGCAGACATTTAAGGTGGCTTATGATGTTGCCAATTCAAAGATTGGATTTGCAGCTGGTGGCTGCCAGTGA
- the LOC130725670 gene encoding F-box/kelch-repeat protein At3g23880-like — METVDLVPVLPLELLIEILSWLPVETLMQLRCVSKSWKSLISEDKDFMKLHLKRLPKNKHQHILLTLQKPAPPDLEYEERYAISCSVRHFLNKSSPAIDEYGLYTLKEKYLVAGSCNGLVCLQGFCDLDIMSEFWVRLWNPATRLRSNKSPTFCNDADSLNFGFGYDDSRDTYKIHDPFGLILLFPLCKVVVLSNYYYNRREPKLETMVHCIGTDSCWRKILNDPGFPFSLKELNGHFVGGCINWLALNELKCPQKFVIVSFDMCKEAYSSLSLPDGTNESISQLPNLRACLGVLDNCLCLFHDQKGTHFVVWKMREYGVQESWTRLVSVNYEHLGCVGFMCRPLMCLSEDGDILLLIQKGNLDVIMYTVRENSVKYVQLPDNKIWSDAIGYVQSLVSPC; from the exons ATGGAAACTGTTGATCTTGTTCCTGTTCTTCCTTTAGAACTCCTGATAGAAATCTTGTCATGGCTTCCCGTCGAGACCCTCATGCAATTAAGGTGTGTTTCAAAGTCATGGAAATCACTCATCTCTGAAGACAAAGACTTCATGAAACTACACTTGAAGAGATTGCCAAAAAACAAGCACCAGCACATTCTCCTCACCTTACAAAAGCCCGCCCCTCCCGACTTGGAATATGAGGAACGTTACGCCATTTCGTGCTCCGTGCGTCATTTTCTTAACAAGTCGTCACCCGCGATAGATGAATATGGGCTTTACACCTTGAAGGAAAAGTACCTCGTCGCTGGCTCATGTAATGGTTTGGTCTGTTTGCAGGGCTTTTGTGATCTTGATATCATGAGTGAGTTCTGGGTCCGACTTTGGAACCCAGCCACGCGCTTAAGGTCCAACAAGTCACCAACCTTTTGTAACGATGCCGACAGCTTGAACTTTGGGTTCGGGTATGATGATTCTCGTGACACTTACAAG ATACATGATCCTTTTGGGCTAATTTTATTATTTCCTCTTTGCAAGGTGGTGGTGCTTTCAAATTATTATTACAACCGTAGAGAACCAAAATTGGAGACAATGGTTCATTGCATAGGTACTGATAGTTGTTGGAGAAAGATTTTGAACGACCCTGGTTTCCCATTTTCGTTAAAGGAACTTAATGGACATTTTGTGGGTGGTTGTATAAACTGGTTAGCACTTAACGAGTTGAAATGTCCCCAGAAGTTTGTGATTGTTTCATTTGACATGTGTAAGGAGGCATATAGTTCTTTATCGTTGCCTGACGGTACTAATGAGAGTATTAGTCAGCTTCCTAACCTTAGGGCATGCCTTGGGGTTCTGGACAATTGTCTGTGTCTTTTTCATGACCAAAAGGGAACCCATTTTGTTGTGTGGAAAATGAGAGAGTATGGAGTTCAAGAGTCTTGGACTCGATTGGTGAGTGTCAATTATGAACATCTCGGATGTGTTGGCTTTATGTGTCGTCCACTGATGTGCTTGAGTGAAGACGGTGACATCCTGTTGCTCATACAAAAGGGAAATCTTGATGTTATCATGTACACTGTAAGAGAAAATAGTGTGAAATATGTTCAACTTCCTGACAACAAAATTTGGTCGGATGCCATTGGTTATGTACAAAGTCTAGTTTCACCATGTTAA
- the LOC130722884 gene encoding uncharacterized protein LOC130722884 produces the protein MGCISSKEIIARSISFHEERKQRSHRTVNGIPLLEDFIISANGSDKYLTLVRAANSVSNKLNSRSYSSNKSSKLAIESASSETVEKLELSAKLGQVKGKQFESDNRNRSKSWHYFPEHIVHSLAQEKLSGFEDKHDLSSKGAVGSRSFHTVEEYDGIVNKIWLNKSNRVQQRGFNDEDDSGGNMDIQVLEYSQVLESDISVIKEMQPESNEVTSSPKSHIPSSGIRNEEVIASHKTRVLAAQGVRSTIEKGNKRKALAKRLESLKIPSNIESPAIASLREWLPADGIYSLGSYVTPKFGSYSLMNTRIANESSEDYIFSPELASAFEQCMQNLDAEEEKILKQILENVEEESDETIQPLERTHVLNQV, from the exons ATGGGGTGCATTTCTTCAAAGGAAATAATTGCCAGATCAATCAGTTTCCATGAAGAGAGAAAGCAAAGATCACATAGAACTGTAAACGGCATTCCATTGCTAGAAGATTTTATCATCTCCGCAAATGGCAGTGACAAGTACCTAACACTTGTCCGCGCTGCTAACTCAGTCTCCAACAAGCTGAACTCTAGGAGCTATAGTTCAAACAAGTCCTCAAAACTTGCTATTGAGTCTGCCAGTTCTGAAACAGTGGAGAAGTTGGAGCTATCAGCAAAACTAGGCCAAGTAAAAGGGAAACAATTTGAAAGTGATAACAGAAACAGGTCCAAAAGTTGGCATTATTTTCCTGAGCATATTGTGCACTCTCTTGCTCAGGAGAAATTATCTGGTTTTGAAGATAAACATGACTTGAGCTCCAAGGGTGCTGTAGGTAGCAGGAGTTTCCACACAGTGGAGGAATATGATGGTATAGTTAATAAAATTTGGTTGAACAAGTCCAATAGAGTTCAGCAACGTGGGtttaatgatgaagatgattcgGGAGGCAACATGGACATTCAG GTACTCGAGTACTCTCAAGTACTCGAATCTGACATATCTGTAATCAAGGAAATGCAACCAGAAAGCAATGAAGTTACTTCAAGTCCTAAAAGCCACATTCCAAGTTCAGGTATAAGAAATGAGGAAGTGATTGCAAGTCATAAAACAAGAGTGCTTGCTGCTCAAGGGGTAAGAAGCACCATTGAGAAGGGAAATAAGAGAAAGGCTTTAGCAAAGAGGCTAGAATCACTTAAAATCCCATCCAACATTGAATCTCCAGCCATTGCTAGTCTAAGAGAATGGCTCCCTGCAGATGGAATATATTCTTTGGGATCCTATGTCACCCCAAAATTTGGCAGCTATTCTCTAATGAACACTAGGATTGCAAATGAATCCAGTGAGGACTATATATTTAGCCCAGAGCTGGCATCTGCCTTTGAGCAGTGCATGCAAAATCTTGATGCAGAGGAAGAAAAGATTCTGAAACAAATTTTAGAGAATGTGGAGGAAGAAAGTGATGAAACAATTCAACCCCTAGAAAGAACTCATGTACTCAACCAGGTATAA
- the LOC130722883 gene encoding F-box/kelch-repeat protein At3g23880-like: MKPGEFDPILLWEIQVEILSWLPVKTLMQFKCVCKSWKSLISDDKSFEKLHLHRLTRNKHVLVSLIETGGPPVHYEEEQDHCHIPCPLRRLVENPSSMIDEEDEWCSLKGTYRVIGSCNGLVCFHNIWDSYCGVSDTFWVRLWNPATRLWSNKSPSIITIYHSDFASFGFGYDHSRDTYKVVGIADYLSSLETVVYCKGDSGWRTISSKPGIGISLNGHYGHFASGCLNWLAYDELNQPDQNLLDIGRRALVILSFDMCKETYRALSLPEDISDVKTSLSVLGNCLCLFQDRKGTHFDVWQMREYGVRESWTRLVSVSYEHLQCDGYMSYPRPLMCLSEDGDILMLFENQNRNVILYNLRDNSVKHIQLPDNKRWLNGYSYVQSLVSPY; encoded by the exons ATGAAACCTGGTGAGTTTGATCCCATTCTCCTATGGGAAATTCAGGTAGAAATCTTATCGTGGCTTCCAGTGAAAACCCTGATGCAATTCAAGTGCGTTTGCAAATCATGGAAATCACTCATCTCTGATGACAAATCGTTCGAAAAATTGCACCTGCACAGATTGACCAGAAACAAGCACGTACTCGTCTCCCTGATCGAAACTGGCGGCCCTCCCGTCCACTATGAGGAAGAACAGGACCACTGCCACATTCCGTGCCCCTTGCGTCGTTTGGTCGAGAATCCATCGTCCATGATCGACGAAGAAGACGAGTGGTGCAGTTTGAAGGGTACATACCGCGTAATTGGCTCATGTAATGGCTTGGTCTGTTTTCACAACATTTGGGATTCATATTGTGGTGTCAGCGACACATTCTGGGTCCGGCTTTGGAACCCGGCCACGCGCTTGTGGTCCAACAAGTCACCATCCATAATTACCATCTACCATTCCGATTTCGCGAGTTTTGGATTTGGCTATGATCATTCACGTGACACTTATAAG GTGGTGGGGATTGCAGATTATTTGTCTTCCTTGGAGACAGTGGTTTATTGCAAGGGTGATAGTGGTTGGAGAACGATTTCGAGCAAACCTGGTATTGGAATTTCGCTAAACGGACACTATGGACACTTTGCGAGTGGCTGTCTCAATTGGTTAGCATATGACGAGTTGAATCAGCCTGATCAAAACCTTCTGGATATCGGGAGGAGGGCGTTGGTGATTCTTTCATTTGACATGTGTAAAGAGACGTATAGAGCTTTGTCATTGCCTGAGGATATTAGTGATGTTAAGACAAGTCTTAGTGTTTTGGGAAATTGTCTGTGCCTTTTTCAAGACCGTAAAGGAACCCATTTTGATGTGTGGCAAATGAGAGAGTACGGAGTTCGTGAGTCTTGGACTCGGTTGGTCTCTGTCAGTTATGAACATCTTCAATGTGATGGCTATATGTCTTATCCGCGGCCGCTGATGTGCTTGTCTGAAGATGGTGACATCTTAATGCTCTTCGAAAATCAAAATCGGAATGTTATTTTATATAATCTAAGAGATAATAGTGTGAAACATATTCAACTTCCCGACAACAAACGTTGGTTGAATGGCTATAGTTATGTACAAAGTCTAGTTTCGCCATATTAA
- the LOC130725671 gene encoding F-box/kelch-repeat protein At3g23880-like has product MAIVDLVPVLPFELLIEILSWLPVETLMQLRRVSKSWKSLISEDRDFMTLHLKRSPKNKHQHILLTLLESSFPYLEYDEPYAISCPVRHLLKESSPAIDEDGRYTLKENYLVAGSCNGLVCLQGFCDLDIMGEFWVRLWNPTTRLRSNKSPTFCNDADSVNFGFGYDDSRDTYKVVVLSNYYYNRREPKLETMVHCIGTDSCWRKILNDPGFPFSLKELNGHFVGGCINWLALNELKCHQKFVIVSFDMCKEAYSSLSLPDGTNESTSQLPNLRACLGVLDNCLCLFNDQKGTHFVVWKMREYGVQESWTRLVSVNYEHLRCVGFRCRPLMCLSEDGDILLLIQKENLDVIMYTVRDNSVKYVQLPDNKIWSDVIGYVQSLVSPC; this is encoded by the exons ATGGCAATTGTTGACCTTGTACCTGTTCTTCCTTTCGAACTCCTGATAGAAATCTTGTCATGGCTTCCCGTGGAGACCCTCATGCAATTAAGGCGTGTTTCAAAGTCATGGAAATCACTCATCTCCGAAGACAGAGACTTCATGACACTACACTTGAAGAGATCGCCAAAAAACAAGCACCAACACATTCTGCTCACCTTACTAGAGTCTTCCTTTCCCTACTTGGAATATGATGAACCTTACGCCATTTCGTGCCCTGTGCGTCATTTGCTTAAAGAGTCATCACCCGCGATCGATGAAGATGGGCGTTACACCTTGAAGGAAAATTACCTCGTCGCTGGCTCATGTAATGGTTTGGTCTGTTTGCAGGGCTTTTGTGATCTTGACATCATGGGTGAGTTCTGGGTCCGACTTTGGAACCCGACCACGCGCTTAAGGTCCAACAAGTCACCAACCTTTTGTAACGATGCCGACAGCGTGAACTTTGGGTTCGGGTATGATGACTCACGTGACACTTACAAG GTGGTGGTGCTTTCAAATTATTATTACAACCGTAGAGAGCCAAAATTGGAGACAATGGTTCATTGCATAGGTACTGATAGTTGTTGGAGAAAGATTTTGAACGACCCTGGTTTCCCCTTTTCGTTAAAGGAACTTAATGGACATTTTGTGGGTGGCTGTATAAATTGGTTAGCACTTAACGAGCTGAAATGTCACCAGAAGTTTGTGATTGTTTCATTTGACATGTGTAAGGAGGCATATAGTTCTTTGTCGTTGCCTGACGGTACTAATGAGAGTACTAGTCAGCTTCCTAACCTTAGGGCATGCCTTGGGGTTCTGGACAATTGTTTGTGTCTTTTTAATGACCAAAAGGGAACTCATTTTGTTGTGTGGAAAATGAGAGAGTATGGAGTTCAAGAGTCTTGGACTCGATTGGTGAGTGTCAATTATGAACATCTCAGATGTGTTGGCTTTAGGTGTCGTCCACTGATGTGCTTGAGTGAAGACGGTGACATCCTGTTGCTCATACAAAAGGAAAATCTTGATGTTATCATGTACACTGTAAGAGATAACAGTGTGAAATATGTTCAACTTCCTGACAACAAAATTTGGTCGGATGTCATTGGTTATGTACAAAGTCTAGTGTCACCATGTTAA
- the LOC130724222 gene encoding uncharacterized protein LOC130724222 gives MDIQEMQPESNEVTPSPKRHIPSSGIKNEEVIASHKTRVLAAQGVRSTIEKGNKRKALAKRLESLKIPSTIESPAIASLREWLPADGIYSSGSYVTPKFGSYSLMNTRIANESSQESIFSPELVSAFEQCMQNLDAEEEKILKQILENVEEESDERIQPQERTHVLNQAGITG, from the exons ATGGACATTCAG GAAATGCAACCAGAAAGCAATGAAGTTACTCCAAGTCCTAAAAGGCACATTCCAAGTTCAGGTATAAAAAATGAGGAAGTGATTGCAAGTCATAAAACAAGAGTGCTTGCTGCTCAAGGCGTAAGAAGCACCATTGAGAAGGGAAATAAGAGAAAGGCTTTAGCAAAGAGGCTAGAATCACTTAAAATCCCATCCACCATTGAATCTCCAGCCATTGCTAGTCTAAGAGAATGGCTCCCTGCAGATGGAATATATTCTTCGGGATCCTATGTCACCCCAAAATTTGGCAGCTATTCTCTAATGAACACTAGGATTGCAAATGAATCCAGTCAGGAATCTATATTTAGCCCAGAGCTGGTATCTGCCTTTGAACAGTGCATGCAAAATCTTGATGCAGAGGAAGAAAAGATTCTGAAACAAATTTTAGAGAATGTGGAGGAAGAAAGTGATGAAAGAATTCAACCACAAGAAAGAACTCATGTCCTCAACCAGGCAGGCATAACAGGTTAA